CTCCGAGTTGATAGCGGAAGGTTTGCCGGTGATCGATGTCTATCTGTCTTCGTCTATCAAAATACGAGAATCTCATGAGAAAGCCCTCCCCATGGTGTATCTGGACGACCGACATAAACTCGCGATAGAATATGGGGAGCTCTATCGCAAGCTCGATCATAATTAATCAGGTGTTGAAAAGCCGGTTGGTACAATAATAACTGAAAATCTTTCTGAGAGGAGGAACCATCCATGAAGGTTTTAATTGTGTACTATAGCACTTTTGGTAATGTTTTTAAAATGGCGAACTATGTCGCGGAGGGTGTTCATCAGGTGAAGGGGGTTGAGCCCGTGATTAGGACTGTTCCTGAGCTGATCCCTGAAGCTGTTATCCAGTCACGTGAGGACATGAAGGCCGGTAAGGAGATGCAGAAAAACATCCCCCTGGTTACTTTGGATGATTTCAGGGAAGCAGGTGGCATCATATTTGGGACGCCAACCAGGTTTGGTAATGTATCGGCACAGCTCAAAAATCAGATTGATCAACTTACCTCTTTGTGGCTTTCAGGTGAACTGGAAGGAAAACCCGCGGGAATTTTTGTCTCTACGGCAAGCCTTCACGGAGGACAGGAGACAACAATTCTTACCATGATAGGGCCGCTTTTGCATCTTGGCATGATCATAGTAGGCGTTCCTTATTCCGTAAAGGAGCTTTTTACAACTCAGAATGGCGGATCTCCTTATGGCCCTGGTCATGTTGCCGGTCAGGAGAGTAAACGGGACATTGACCCGCAGGAAGCTGGTATTTGTCGTGCCCAGGGTCGCAGGCTTGCTGAGGTAGGGCTCCTATTGCAACGAAAGCAAAACTGACTAAGCGTATTACGTATAGAATTGTTTTCATGTAGGTGATCTGAGCAATAAAGATATCCATGCCGTTGAAAAATTTTCTAAAAGGAGTACTCCTCCCATGATGGAGAGGAAAATGGCTCTTTGGCATGTTTATCCTTGTTCTCTCCTGAGGCGCATCTGTAAAGAAAGGCAAGGGGACTATTCTGGTAGAGTGAATTATGAATATCCTTCTTATCGTTACCAATCGTTACCGTGGGCCGGTGCCCGTTATACCTCTCGGTGCTTGTCTGGTTGCGGAGTCTTGCGAACGGGCCGGTCATAAAGTTCAGCTATTGGACTTAATGTTTGAGCATGATCCTTTACGGTCTGTGGAATCTGCCCTTGATGAAACACACCCGGATGTTAATGGATTTCTTTTGAAAGCGTAGTTGACAGGGTAAGTTTTTATCCTCTATACTATGCGCCATTATGAACTATAAACTTTTTACCATACAGCGCATACTTTCAGTATTGTTTTGTTGTTCCGTGATCTTTTTCTCCTCACAAGCATATGCGGAACAAAATATCCTTGAGAAAATTAAGACCTCCGGTGTAATAACATGGGGATTCGATGCTGAAGGGGGGGCTCCTTATGTGTTTAATGATCCGAAACATCCTTCCAGGCTTATAGGATTTGAGGTGGATATTATGGATGCTATTGCCCGTGAGTTGGGGGTGAAGGCGCAATACTTCCAGAATGCATGGGATAGTATCCTCC
The DNA window shown above is from Candidatus Brocadiaceae bacterium and carries:
- the wrbA gene encoding NAD(P)H:quinone oxidoreductase, with the translated sequence MKVLIVYYSTFGNVFKMANYVAEGVHQVKGVEPVIRTVPELIPEAVIQSREDMKAGKEMQKNIPLVTLDDFREAGGIIFGTPTRFGNVSAQLKNQIDQLTSLWLSGELEGKPAGIFVSTASLHGGQETTILTMIGPLLHLGMIIVGVPYSVKELFTTQNGGSPYGPGHVAGQESKRDIDPQEAGICRAQGRRLAEVGLLLQRKQN